A region of Thermorudis peleae DNA encodes the following proteins:
- a CDS encoding NCS2 family permease, with protein MSSQASRPMRSAVPKAQEQGFFDRIFHLSELGTDLRTEIMAGLTTFMVMAYIIFVNPAILTSAKVPDQLTVSAVTTSTALVAGIMTIAMGLATNRAYALAPGMGLNAVVTYQLMGAMGLTAHQAMGVIVAEGIVITLLVVLGIRRYVMEVVPLELKQGISVGIGLFIFFIGLVDGGIVQADPATLVRMGDLKGIPVLITFIGLALTLFLLARNVRGALLWGILGTTIIAIIIRAVTGTNAFPPGVAQLPSRWFAAPDFSRIGDVSFSFFTKLGVITALLIVLSIMMADFFDTMGTLIGVGRQAGYLNEKGEFPQAQRALLVDSLAAIAGGLASCSSATTYIESAAGIGVGGRSGLVSVVTGLLFLLAMPFWPIVGVVPQQATAPALIIVGWMMMGVLSEAEAEAEDGRQIRLGGIDFTNLEIGLPVAATMLLMPLTYNITNGIGAGFVLWTLLKIFRGKARQVHPALYIVSLAFLIYFLRHHFGIAL; from the coding sequence ATGAGCAGCCAGGCAAGCCGCCCCATGCGGAGTGCTGTCCCCAAGGCGCAGGAACAGGGCTTCTTCGATCGAATCTTCCATCTCAGTGAACTCGGCACAGACCTTCGTACCGAGATCATGGCCGGTCTCACGACCTTTATGGTCATGGCCTATATTATCTTCGTCAATCCAGCAATCCTTACCTCAGCGAAGGTTCCCGATCAGCTGACCGTCTCGGCGGTTACTACCTCAACGGCACTCGTTGCCGGGATTATGACCATTGCCATGGGCTTGGCAACGAACCGCGCCTATGCTCTGGCTCCTGGCATGGGATTAAACGCAGTGGTGACCTATCAGCTCATGGGGGCAATGGGACTCACGGCACACCAGGCAATGGGTGTGATTGTTGCTGAAGGCATCGTCATTACCCTGCTCGTCGTCCTCGGCATCCGCCGCTATGTGATGGAGGTTGTGCCACTCGAGCTCAAGCAAGGCATTTCTGTCGGAATTGGTCTCTTCATCTTCTTCATCGGGTTAGTTGATGGCGGCATTGTTCAGGCTGATCCAGCGACGCTCGTTCGGATGGGTGATCTCAAGGGAATTCCCGTCCTCATTACCTTCATCGGCCTCGCGTTGACGCTTTTCCTTCTGGCACGAAACGTTCGGGGCGCACTGCTCTGGGGGATTCTCGGCACAACCATTATCGCCATCATTATTCGTGCCGTGACCGGAACCAACGCGTTTCCGCCCGGCGTCGCCCAATTGCCCTCCCGTTGGTTTGCAGCACCGGATTTTAGTCGCATTGGCGATGTTAGTTTCAGTTTCTTCACTAAGCTCGGCGTCATCACAGCACTTCTGATTGTGCTGTCGATCATGATGGCCGACTTTTTCGACACCATGGGCACCCTCATTGGTGTCGGTCGTCAGGCTGGCTACCTGAATGAAAAAGGCGAGTTTCCACAGGCACAGCGCGCGCTGCTCGTCGACTCACTCGCTGCCATAGCAGGTGGCTTGGCGAGCTGCTCGTCGGCGACGACGTACATCGAATCAGCCGCTGGCATTGGAGTCGGTGGACGGAGTGGCCTTGTCTCAGTCGTAACGGGATTGCTCTTCCTGCTCGCCATGCCATTTTGGCCAATTGTTGGTGTTGTGCCCCAACAAGCAACAGCACCCGCACTGATCATTGTTGGCTGGATGATGATGGGTGTACTGAGCGAAGCTGAAGCTGAGGCTGAAGACGGTCGCCAAATCCGTCTTGGTGGCATCGATTTCACAAACCTTGAAATCGGTTTGCCAGTCGCCGCAACGATGCTCCTGATGCCGCTGACATACAACATTACCAACGGAATTGGCGCAGGCTTCGTTCTATGGACCTTGCTTAAGATCTTCCGTGGAAAGGCGCGGCAGGTTCATCCAGCACTCTATATTGTTAGCCTGGCATTCCTGATCTACTTCCTCCGCCATCACTTTGGCATCGCACTCTAG
- a CDS encoding cation diffusion facilitator family transporter: MPSETSGSITFNGQRTIPIFRDPKERQRQVRRTLILVLACNLLVALAKLSYGLLTQSLSMTADGLNSLMDAAANIVGLVGVEVAARPPDSSHPYGHRRFETLASLLIAATMVLAVTQILESAWHRIQSGERPDVTPLSFVVMVITLVINLGVSFLERRRAVALHSSILSADAKHTAADALVSTGVIVGLVGVRLGYPWADLVVSIGVAGVIAWGAWTALRDAAQVLADRAVVSAETVEQAARAVPGVVGVHGVRTRGGEGMIWVDLHIQVAPQLRVDEAHEIASQVAQQVEAALGLPADVVVHVEPATAEHLQPQRGYEPWRGRST, from the coding sequence ATGCCGAGTGAAACGTCGGGAAGCATTACATTCAATGGCCAGCGTACCATACCTATCTTCCGTGATCCAAAGGAGCGGCAACGGCAGGTGCGCCGGACGCTCATTCTCGTGCTGGCCTGCAACCTTTTGGTCGCCCTCGCGAAGCTTAGCTATGGATTGCTCACCCAGAGTCTCAGCATGACCGCCGATGGGCTCAACTCGTTGATGGATGCTGCAGCGAATATTGTGGGCTTAGTCGGCGTGGAAGTGGCTGCGCGTCCTCCAGACAGTAGCCACCCGTATGGCCACCGACGGTTTGAAACCCTTGCGTCATTGCTCATCGCTGCCACCATGGTGCTCGCGGTGACACAAATTCTTGAATCAGCGTGGCATCGCATTCAGTCCGGTGAGCGCCCGGATGTTACCCCGCTGAGCTTCGTCGTGATGGTTATAACCTTGGTGATCAACCTCGGCGTGTCTTTCCTCGAGCGGCGGCGTGCAGTAGCATTGCATAGCTCGATCCTCAGTGCTGATGCGAAACATACTGCTGCCGATGCGCTCGTCTCAACTGGCGTTATCGTTGGCCTTGTTGGTGTCCGGCTTGGGTATCCATGGGCAGACCTGGTCGTCAGCATTGGTGTCGCAGGCGTCATTGCGTGGGGTGCATGGACGGCGTTGCGCGATGCAGCGCAGGTCTTAGCCGATCGTGCCGTAGTTTCCGCCGAAACGGTTGAACAAGCAGCCCGGGCCGTTCCCGGTGTTGTTGGGGTTCATGGCGTACGAACACGAGGCGGCGAAGGCATGATTTGGGTCGATCTGCATATCCAGGTTGCGCCCCAGCTGCGGGTCGATGAAGCCCATGAGATTGCGAGCCAAGTTGCCCAACAGGTGGAAGCAGCCCTTGGCCTTCCCGCTGATGTTGTTGTCCACGTCGAGCCAGCGACCGCAGAACACTTACAGCCACAGCGCGGCTACGAACCATGGCGCGGTCGCTCAACCTGA
- a CDS encoding MmgE/PrpD family protein, which yields MSDRISRTLAEYSVAPQLAFPPEALHEAKRRILDAIGVAFGAFGAAAPRAARRYAYTLPTDDHGSAIWGTTRRVHPEAATLANGVAVRYLDFNDTYLSLEPLHPSDMIPGLVALAEWAGLDGQRLLEAIVIAYEVGVSLCDAFSLRAHGWDHVSVTAIGTACGAARLLGLTTEQAEHALAITVVPHAAMRQTRAGELSMWKGFAAADAVRHAVYSTLLAAHGVSGPFAPFLGEMGFVRQLLGGEIPNPAAIDRLAQFPAPRRICDTYIKAWPVEYHAQSAVDAALALRAEIGDPKQIAHVEIETFRAGYEIIAKDPEKWRPKTRETADHSLPYITVVALFDGKIDAESFRPERFQDPAILDFLANHVQLREDPELTAGYPEGIPNRITVTTQDGRRFSREVRYPLGHAKNPMTDQQVEQKFRHMATPLLGEDGCTRVHDIIWQLENHSVRTLTESLVL from the coding sequence ATGAGCGACCGGATTTCCCGCACGCTTGCGGAGTATAGCGTCGCACCTCAGCTGGCATTTCCGCCGGAAGCACTCCACGAAGCGAAACGACGCATCCTTGATGCGATTGGCGTGGCGTTTGGTGCGTTCGGTGCTGCCGCGCCACGCGCCGCACGCCGCTATGCCTACACGCTGCCCACTGATGACCACGGCAGCGCCATCTGGGGCACGACACGGCGTGTGCATCCAGAGGCAGCGACACTGGCAAATGGCGTTGCTGTTCGTTACCTCGACTTCAACGATACCTACTTAAGCCTGGAGCCACTCCACCCGAGCGACATGATTCCTGGGCTCGTGGCTCTGGCTGAATGGGCTGGTCTCGACGGCCAACGGCTGCTCGAGGCCATTGTTATTGCTTACGAAGTTGGGGTTTCGCTGTGTGACGCCTTCTCGCTGCGCGCCCATGGCTGGGACCACGTGAGCGTCACAGCGATTGGCACGGCCTGCGGCGCAGCGAGACTGCTTGGGCTCACGACAGAACAGGCCGAACACGCGCTAGCCATCACCGTTGTCCCACACGCTGCGATGCGACAGACGCGGGCTGGCGAGCTATCCATGTGGAAAGGCTTTGCAGCCGCCGATGCTGTGCGTCACGCCGTCTATAGCACGTTGCTTGCTGCACACGGTGTCTCCGGCCCCTTCGCTCCATTCCTCGGTGAAATGGGCTTCGTCCGCCAGCTCCTCGGCGGCGAGATCCCGAACCCTGCCGCCATTGACCGCCTTGCGCAGTTTCCTGCACCACGGCGCATCTGTGACACGTACATCAAGGCCTGGCCAGTTGAATATCACGCACAGAGTGCGGTCGATGCTGCGCTGGCATTGCGTGCTGAGATCGGTGATCCCAAACAGATCGCCCACGTTGAAATCGAGACATTCCGGGCAGGCTACGAGATCATTGCCAAGGATCCAGAAAAGTGGCGGCCGAAGACCCGTGAGACAGCGGACCATTCACTGCCCTACATTACTGTCGTTGCACTCTTCGATGGGAAGATTGATGCCGAAAGCTTCCGGCCTGAACGATTCCAAGATCCAGCGATCCTCGATTTCCTTGCGAACCATGTCCAGCTCCGCGAAGATCCTGAGCTGACGGCGGGCTATCCCGAGGGCATTCCCAACCGAATCACCGTCACAACACAGGATGGACGGCGGTTCTCACGCGAAGTGCGGTATCCCCTTGGTCACGCGAAGAATCCGATGACCGATCAGCAAGTCGAGCAGAAATTCCGCCACATGGCAACACCACTGCTCGGCGAAGATGGATGCACCCGGGTACACGACATCATTTGGCAACTGGAGAACCATTCAGTCCGGACATTGACAGAAAGCCTGGTGTTGTGA
- the prpB gene encoding methylisocitrate lyase — protein sequence MDEDNTTTLPPAFQPLPPAGALARELAQLLRDERLLITPGVFAPVIALLAREAGFRCLYFSGAAFSALLGLPDLGLFTLSELVTAVRQIVAASRLPLIVDADTGFGGALNVARTVRELEEAGAAAIQIEDQENPKRCGHLEGKRLIPPDAMVEKIHAARRARHSLLIVARTDARAIEGLDGAIERARLYRAAGADIIFPEALLSRDEFATFAQAVGGPLLANMTEFGKSPLIPADELAALGYQIVIYPVSALRVALQAVHRFFTALAQQGDQQAWITHMFTRSELYQLIAYDAYERFDRQLAEEAHHGARNV from the coding sequence ATGGACGAGGACAATACCACAACGCTTCCGCCGGCCTTCCAGCCACTTCCGCCAGCTGGAGCACTCGCTCGCGAACTCGCGCAGCTGCTCCGTGACGAGCGACTGCTGATTACCCCTGGCGTCTTCGCCCCAGTCATCGCTCTGCTCGCCCGAGAAGCCGGTTTTCGCTGCCTCTATTTCTCCGGCGCAGCCTTCTCCGCCCTTCTTGGCCTTCCTGACCTTGGGCTCTTTACGCTCTCCGAACTCGTGACAGCAGTACGACAGATCGTTGCCGCATCGCGACTTCCGCTCATTGTCGATGCCGACACCGGCTTCGGAGGAGCCCTCAACGTCGCACGAACCGTGCGCGAGCTGGAAGAAGCAGGCGCAGCCGCAATACAGATTGAAGACCAGGAAAATCCCAAACGCTGTGGGCACCTCGAGGGCAAGCGACTCATCCCACCTGACGCAATGGTCGAGAAGATTCACGCCGCGCGCCGTGCACGACACAGTCTCCTCATCGTTGCACGGACCGATGCACGCGCCATCGAGGGATTGGACGGTGCCATCGAGCGGGCTCGGCTCTATCGTGCTGCTGGTGCCGATATTATCTTCCCCGAAGCCCTGCTGTCACGTGACGAATTCGCAACCTTTGCCCAAGCTGTCGGTGGGCCGCTCTTGGCCAACATGACCGAATTTGGCAAGAGCCCACTCATTCCTGCCGACGAACTTGCGGCATTGGGCTACCAAATTGTGATCTATCCAGTTTCAGCGCTCCGTGTCGCGTTGCAGGCAGTCCACCGCTTCTTCACCGCACTTGCGCAGCAGGGAGACCAGCAGGCGTGGATCACACACATGTTCACGCGAAGCGAGCTGTACCAGCTTATTGCGTATGATGCGTATGAGCGGTTTGACCGTCAGTTAGCGGAGGAGGCGCACCATGGCGCAAGAAACGTATAG
- a CDS encoding NUDIX domain-containing protein: MPGIMPSGIEAYTCIVLLHGRSCLLLQRSPHKAFAGQWTGLGGRVEPAEFTDLSAAAWRELAEEAGITPEHVDRLRLRRVLLHARPGEALTLLCYFTGTIRTLPPTLQPPLERGDTLTLARTMREGALFWVPIPLLDTLPLIDNTRETIPLLLRDLAHDPVGHAPIHIGIARTNEHGKLLLQWA; the protein is encoded by the coding sequence ATGCCCGGCATAATGCCGTCTGGCATCGAAGCATATACCTGCATTGTGTTGCTCCATGGCCGCTCGTGTCTCCTCTTGCAGCGGTCGCCACACAAAGCCTTCGCAGGTCAATGGACTGGACTTGGCGGGCGCGTTGAGCCCGCCGAGTTTACTGACCTGTCCGCTGCTGCTTGGCGAGAACTTGCCGAGGAAGCTGGCATCACTCCTGAGCATGTTGATCGGTTACGACTCCGACGGGTCTTGTTGCATGCGCGCCCTGGCGAGGCGCTTACTCTCCTCTGCTACTTTACTGGGACGATTCGCACGCTGCCCCCAACGCTCCAGCCCCCGCTCGAACGAGGCGATACTCTAACCTTGGCGAGAACAATGCGGGAGGGTGCACTGTTCTGGGTACCGATTCCGCTACTCGACACCCTCCCGCTGATTGACAATACGCGAGAGACGATCCCATTACTCCTGCGGGATCTTGCCCACGATCCGGTCGGCCATGCGCCCATCCATATCGGGATTGCCCGAACGAACGAGCATGGCAAACTCCTGCTGCAATGGGCATGA
- a CDS encoding ABC transporter substrate-binding protein gives MVQREDHGMLRVQLTRRRLMAGLVGMSAATLLAACGQNQSASPTANAPAVQAATPTPAPATAASAATPSKTMAATGAPAVVTQTGSKVKVTYWGSFSGNLGEAEQEVVRRFNASQNDVEVTYQYQGSYEDTAQKLTQALAAKQTPDIVLLSDVWWFKFYLNDVLQPLNDFFAQAKIDLSDYVDPLINEGTRKGQVYWVPFARSTPLFYYNKAAWSEAGLPDRGPETWDEFLQWVPKLLKQDGGKTTRFAFAHPNAASYAAWVFQPVVWQWGGKYSDPDFTIHLQEQPAVEAGRFWQRSITEGWAVSSKDPNADFLNGVTAAMLASTGSLAGLEQSAKFPVGTAMLPKGPAGFGCCTGGSGLAILKGKPAEVQRAAFQYVAFATSPEMTTFWSQKTGYMPVRKSAAQSTAMQQYFQNHPNFKTAVDQLPKTRPQDAARVWIPNGDQIIGKGLERVTIQREDPQNVFNDVARTLTDAAKPVVEQLKRREG, from the coding sequence GTGGTACAGCGGGAGGACCATGGCATGTTGCGTGTCCAGCTGACGCGGCGACGTCTGATGGCTGGTCTCGTTGGAATGAGCGCGGCTACCCTCCTTGCAGCCTGCGGTCAGAACCAATCAGCGAGTCCAACGGCCAATGCACCGGCTGTGCAGGCGGCTACCCCTACGCCTGCCCCAGCGACTGCAGCGTCAGCCGCAACCCCGAGTAAGACGATGGCAGCGACTGGTGCGCCTGCAGTGGTGACACAGACTGGCTCCAAAGTGAAGGTCACCTATTGGGGATCCTTTAGTGGAAACTTAGGCGAAGCCGAGCAGGAGGTGGTGCGCCGATTCAATGCCTCCCAGAATGACGTCGAAGTCACCTACCAGTATCAGGGGAGCTATGAGGATACGGCACAAAAGCTTACCCAGGCGTTGGCTGCAAAACAGACGCCTGACATCGTCCTCCTCTCGGATGTCTGGTGGTTCAAATTCTATCTCAACGACGTACTCCAGCCACTCAATGACTTCTTTGCACAGGCCAAGATCGATCTGAGCGATTATGTCGATCCTCTGATTAACGAAGGAACACGGAAAGGCCAGGTCTACTGGGTGCCATTTGCGCGTTCGACGCCGCTCTTCTACTACAACAAGGCTGCCTGGTCGGAGGCGGGATTGCCCGATCGTGGTCCTGAGACCTGGGATGAGTTTCTCCAGTGGGTGCCCAAACTGCTGAAACAGGATGGGGGCAAAACTACTCGTTTCGCCTTTGCTCACCCAAACGCTGCCAGCTATGCTGCCTGGGTCTTCCAGCCGGTAGTGTGGCAGTGGGGTGGAAAGTATTCTGACCCTGACTTCACCATTCATCTTCAGGAGCAACCAGCGGTCGAGGCGGGGCGCTTCTGGCAGCGCTCGATCACTGAGGGTTGGGCGGTTTCATCAAAGGATCCCAATGCTGACTTTTTGAATGGCGTCACGGCAGCAATGCTCGCTTCAACCGGCAGCCTTGCCGGGCTGGAACAATCAGCGAAGTTTCCCGTTGGGACAGCGATGCTGCCGAAGGGGCCGGCCGGATTCGGTTGCTGCACCGGTGGATCAGGCTTAGCGATTCTCAAAGGCAAGCCCGCTGAGGTGCAGCGAGCTGCGTTCCAGTACGTGGCCTTCGCGACGTCACCGGAAATGACGACGTTCTGGTCGCAAAAGACTGGATACATGCCTGTGCGTAAATCGGCAGCCCAAAGCACAGCAATGCAGCAGTACTTCCAGAATCATCCCAATTTCAAGACTGCAGTTGATCAGTTGCCCAAGACCCGGCCGCAGGATGCCGCACGGGTGTGGATTCCGAATGGTGACCAGATCATCGGCAAAGGCCTTGAACGCGTAACGATTCAGCGCGAAGATCCCCAAAATGTGTTTAACGATGTTGCGCGTACCTTGACGGATGCGGCGAAACCAGTGGTCGAGCAGCTCAAGCGGCGAGAAGGCTAG
- a CDS encoding YihY/virulence factor BrkB family protein: protein METRSTRERVRVREQRPPQSRSAQLRTLWQRIQLTPVLGTIIQTISLFTSRQGGTYAAAIAYYALFSLIPLLFALVTVVSIVLRDVNAQARVLTFLYTQLPATSQIRDTLAHLVESLATRQGGVAGIISLVLAAWSASQAVGALRQGLNVFFGPGTPRFALLVRLRDTLLVMVSGILLVLSTVATAGLVILRHLMQWLGIGPLVPVFSSLVALALSFLLFLAVFRIIPSQPPALRHAWPGALLSAVGFELLKLGFGFYISRIQHVEAISGTLGSAVIFLVFGYLSATLMLLGAAFIVVQRTRRSAKSSNT, encoded by the coding sequence ATGGAAACTCGTTCAACTCGTGAGCGGGTCAGAGTTCGCGAGCAGCGCCCACCGCAGAGCCGCAGTGCACAACTTCGTACGCTTTGGCAGCGTATCCAGCTTACGCCAGTGCTTGGCACCATAATCCAAACAATCTCGTTGTTCACCAGTCGGCAGGGCGGTACCTATGCCGCTGCTATCGCCTATTATGCGCTCTTTTCATTGATCCCGTTGCTGTTCGCACTTGTTACGGTCGTAAGCATCGTGCTCCGTGATGTCAACGCTCAAGCACGCGTCTTAACGTTTCTTTACACCCAACTACCGGCAACTTCACAAATCCGCGATACACTGGCACATCTCGTTGAGTCTCTTGCTACCCGCCAGGGTGGAGTTGCGGGGATCATCAGCCTTGTGCTCGCAGCCTGGTCCGCCAGTCAAGCAGTTGGCGCACTGCGCCAGGGGCTCAACGTCTTCTTTGGTCCTGGGACCCCACGCTTTGCATTACTCGTGCGCTTACGGGATACACTTCTGGTTATGGTGAGTGGAATACTGCTCGTCCTCTCGACTGTTGCGACTGCTGGTCTCGTGATCCTTCGGCACCTTATGCAATGGCTTGGCATTGGGCCGCTTGTGCCTGTTTTTAGCTCGCTCGTCGCCCTCGCTCTTTCATTCCTGCTCTTTCTCGCTGTGTTCCGGATCATTCCCAGTCAGCCGCCCGCTTTACGCCACGCCTGGCCAGGTGCATTGCTCAGTGCTGTTGGATTTGAGCTCCTCAAGCTTGGCTTTGGATTCTACATCAGCCGGATTCAACACGTTGAAGCGATCTCAGGCACGCTTGGTAGCGCCGTGATCTTCCTTGTCTTCGGTTATCTCAGCGCGACACTCATGTTACTTGGAGCAGCCTTCATTGTGGTTCAGAGAACACGTCGATCCGCCAAGTCCTCGAACACGTAG
- a CDS encoding FAD-dependent thymidylate synthase produces MGAVMPELEASPFPFRSAPPVVKLVRTESANHPFALTVAAAWSCYGARPSSVERVLDVLAADGQPSDDVRAARRERAMRLYPELFEAGHHTTFQHAHFVFVLDGVSRLAIWSFFHQHPYYNSEQVSQRYREVSGKTMVTPDLPEPLLQIYQQAVQRALDGYRRLVELLTPDITARYARVFPARVKAQGPEAERRVRTAVQRHAQEVARYVLPLATPAHLYHTINGLTLLRYAVLAEQLDAPAEVRYIVGQMVQEVLKVDPNFLGTPERPLDLRALSLEDTLEYQVLTNFRDSLVHAADEAFFEEFDAALDGYSSKLVSYNPNAERLLADAVRAVLGLPRRALSDADAIARVLDPAQNPYLGHPLFLGMHSKLMLTLSHVTFTFQKRISGAEDAQSQRHRSIFASRPVLLAHLRPEADVIVPEDIARVPAALEEYHATIQALWNAKNRLLDAGVSPDVALYLLPNAHRVRFYETGSLLNYLWKWVKRLCFNAQREIFETARQETEQVKRVLPLIGQYIACPPCVLRDRAGTRPPCPEGERYCGIPVWRNYVFEDLADRRVL; encoded by the coding sequence ATGGGCGCCGTGATGCCAGAGCTGGAAGCCAGTCCATTCCCATTCCGTTCAGCTCCGCCGGTCGTGAAGCTGGTACGGACGGAATCAGCGAACCATCCGTTTGCCTTAACGGTCGCAGCTGCGTGGTCTTGCTACGGTGCCCGGCCCTCAAGTGTTGAGCGAGTGCTCGATGTTCTCGCCGCTGACGGCCAACCGAGTGATGACGTGCGGGCGGCTCGTCGAGAACGTGCGATGCGACTGTATCCCGAGCTGTTCGAAGCAGGCCATCACACGACGTTCCAGCATGCACACTTTGTCTTTGTGCTCGATGGTGTCTCACGGCTTGCGATCTGGTCGTTTTTTCATCAGCACCCTTACTATAACTCCGAACAGGTTTCCCAGCGCTATCGTGAAGTCTCAGGCAAAACGATGGTGACGCCTGATTTGCCTGAGCCCCTCTTGCAAATCTATCAACAGGCTGTTCAACGGGCGCTTGACGGCTACCGTCGCCTGGTTGAACTCCTCACTCCTGACATTACCGCTCGGTATGCTCGCGTGTTCCCAGCGCGTGTAAAGGCGCAGGGCCCTGAAGCTGAGCGCCGTGTCCGAACGGCAGTGCAGCGCCATGCGCAAGAGGTTGCGCGCTACGTCTTGCCCCTCGCAACGCCTGCACATCTCTACCACACGATTAACGGGTTGACCTTGCTCCGGTATGCCGTCTTGGCTGAGCAACTCGATGCCCCGGCTGAAGTGCGTTACATCGTCGGGCAAATGGTCCAGGAAGTGCTGAAAGTCGACCCCAACTTCCTCGGGACGCCTGAGCGGCCGCTCGACCTGCGCGCACTGTCGCTTGAAGACACGCTGGAATATCAGGTTCTGACGAATTTCCGTGACAGCCTTGTCCATGCTGCCGATGAGGCGTTCTTCGAAGAGTTTGATGCGGCCTTGGATGGTTATTCCTCGAAGCTGGTGAGCTATAACCCAAATGCCGAGCGTCTACTTGCTGATGCTGTCCGTGCTGTCCTTGGGCTCCCACGCCGTGCACTCTCTGATGCTGATGCTATTGCACGTGTGCTCGATCCAGCGCAGAATCCATATCTCGGCCACCCACTGTTCCTTGGGATGCACAGTAAGTTGATGCTCACCCTGAGCCACGTAACGTTTACGTTCCAAAAGCGTATTAGTGGTGCTGAAGATGCGCAAAGTCAGCGCCACCGCAGTATTTTTGCCTCACGCCCCGTCCTGCTGGCCCATCTCCGACCGGAGGCAGACGTTATTGTGCCGGAGGATATCGCGCGCGTTCCGGCTGCACTCGAGGAATACCATGCGACAATCCAAGCGCTTTGGAATGCGAAAAACCGGCTGCTGGATGCCGGGGTTTCACCCGATGTTGCCCTCTATCTTCTGCCGAATGCACACCGGGTACGCTTTTATGAGACTGGTAGCTTGTTGAACTATCTGTGGAAGTGGGTGAAGCGGTTGTGCTTCAACGCGCAGCGGGAAATTTTTGAGACAGCGCGACAGGAGACCGAGCAGGTCAAGCGTGTTCTTCCCCTGATCGGTCAATATATCGCCTGCCCACCGTGTGTCCTGCGTGATCGTGCTGGCACGCGACCACCGTGTCCGGAAGGCGAGCGCTACTGCGGCATCCCTGTCTGGCGCAACTACGTGTTCGAGGACTTGGCGGATCGACGTGTTCTCTGA
- a CDS encoding citrate/2-methylcitrate synthase, translated as MAQETYSPGLEGVIATITEISYLDVDHGQILVRGYDLIELARHLSYVPVAYLVIHGHLPNDEELAAFDQRLREDAVVPQEVYQLFQLMPKTTAVMDAQRTAISFLASYEDPAMLRTPTPENDIAMGTRLLARMPVITANAYRVLHDQPVVEPDPSLGFSENFLYMITGQKPDETARRIFDLTLTCYIEHEMPNSTFAARVIASTLSDLYGAVTGATASLKGPLHGGANEAVAHMLLDILEQGGADVAERYILDRLARKERIMGFGHRVYMKKYDPRAALMKDFIPELAKRHPQGEELYRIYQIVEETMHREKGLFPNADYPVGLIYYLLGIPIDLDTPIFLVARTAGLVAHVAEQHAHNRLFRPRVRYEGPRDLHPTQVTVH; from the coding sequence ATGGCGCAAGAAACGTATAGTCCCGGACTTGAAGGGGTGATCGCGACGATCACCGAGATCTCATACCTTGATGTCGACCACGGCCAGATTCTGGTGCGGGGGTACGACTTAATTGAATTGGCCCGTCACCTGTCGTATGTCCCGGTCGCCTATCTCGTCATCCACGGCCATCTCCCCAATGACGAGGAACTTGCCGCGTTCGACCAACGGTTGCGTGAGGATGCCGTTGTCCCCCAAGAGGTCTATCAGCTCTTCCAGTTGATGCCGAAGACAACGGCTGTCATGGACGCCCAGCGAACAGCAATCTCCTTCCTTGCAAGTTACGAAGACCCCGCGATGCTCCGCACACCAACACCCGAGAATGACATCGCGATGGGGACACGACTCCTCGCTCGTATGCCAGTCATTACGGCAAATGCTTACCGTGTGCTCCATGATCAACCAGTTGTTGAGCCCGATCCATCTCTCGGCTTTAGCGAGAACTTTCTCTACATGATTACCGGACAGAAGCCAGATGAGACTGCCCGTCGCATCTTCGACCTGACACTCACATGCTACATTGAGCATGAGATGCCGAATTCAACCTTCGCCGCCCGTGTCATTGCCTCCACGTTATCTGATCTCTATGGTGCAGTCACTGGCGCAACCGCCTCGCTGAAGGGGCCACTCCACGGCGGCGCCAACGAAGCGGTCGCGCACATGTTGCTGGACATTCTGGAGCAAGGCGGGGCCGACGTGGCCGAGCGCTATATCCTTGACCGGCTCGCGCGCAAAGAGCGCATCATGGGCTTTGGCCACCGGGTTTACATGAAGAAGTATGACCCACGCGCTGCCTTGATGAAGGACTTCATTCCCGAACTCGCCAAACGCCATCCCCAGGGCGAGGAACTCTATCGCATCTACCAGATCGTTGAAGAAACAATGCATCGCGAGAAGGGACTCTTCCCGAACGCGGACTACCCAGTTGGCCTCATTTACTACTTGCTCGGCATCCCGATTGATCTTGATACGCCGATTTTCCTGGTAGCCCGTACTGCTGGCCTGGTCGCCCACGTTGCCGAGCAACATGCCCATAATCGGCTCTTCCGGCCGCGAGTACGCTACGAAGGGCCACGCGACCTGCATCCGACCCAAGTTACTGTGCACTAA